The nucleotide sequence GTGCTCCGCGTGTCACTGCCCGAAGCAGCTCCGGACAAGGAAGCATCCCGCTTGGACTGGAGAAGAGCCGTGGGCAGGATGGAGAACGGGTGGTTCTCCCATGGTCTCCATGGGCTCAGGGCTGGAAAGTAGGCATAGGTGTGAAGACCAGGCGCAGCTGTCCACCGGATGCCCTTGACATCAACCCGCACAATATCCTCAGACACTTCTGTGACAACCGCCCGTCTGGGGCCGTTCTTGAGAACGCGGAAGACCCGGATCATACGGTCAAAGAACCAGACAGCGCAGGCGGCATACAGCCAAAACTCGTATCCCCACCTGCGCTGGAACAAGAACTCGACGTGGTACCAGCTGCCAACAATCACAAAGACGGCCATGATGATGTGACCAACGAGGAACAACTCGTACGACCACCGTCTGAAGAAGAGCGAGCTAAAGACCAACATGGCACAGGCAAAGACTGTGGCCACAATACCCCAGGCCCAGTACTCCGTCTTGAATTCGGCTTCGTAAGATTCCATGTCGATGTACAAGACCAATTCAGCAACCGAGTGGATGATGACCTGGGCAGCGTAGATCCGGGCCACCCACCGGTGGAGGACCATAAAGGTCGAGTGAGACCAGTTGGTCGCCCAGAGGAGAATGTTGTTGCGGCCAGAAAGCAGGATGACAAGAGGCGTCAAAGCAAAAGCTAGGACACCGGTTCTGGCGGAAAAGTATCCCATTACTTCCTGCCATTCGTTCGCGAACCAAGCGTTGGGCTGAACAGACTTGTAGCCTGCTGCCGCCATGGCGATGTTCAGCGCCGCAAACATGATGACGTACAGCGACTGGCCGACTGTTGCAGCGTTTCCGAGGAGGTAGGGCAGGGGCCGTACGTGGTATGTTCCGATGAGCGAGGGATAGACCAGGTATGGCTTCAGCTTGTCTGACAGGGTGCTCATGTATGGCAGCCTGGTGAACATGGAGATGACCACTGGTGTGCCAAAGCCCACGATCAAGAGAATGAGTCTAGAGGCGTCGGTGTCAGTGGCGTGGACGGCATGACGGCCTGCGGATTTTACCTACCCATATTGAGAGTGGGTCGTCTCTGCTTGCTCAAAGTATTCTCGAGTCAAGGTGTTGGCCTTGACGGTTTCGGGATCCAAGAGCACTGTTCGGGTGAGGTGATGATCATCCTCGCCATACTGGTCTGTGGGGGGCTCCTTGATTTGCGCCAGAGCTTCGGTGTATGACCACTTCGCCGCAACCGTCTTGCTGCCGGTGGCCTGCTCGGACCAAAATTTCTCCAACTTCCATCTTGGGGTCGAGGCATCGCAGGTGGTGTTCATGCAGTATGCCAGTGTCGTCAGGAAATAATCGTCCCCGGCACGGCATtctggtgatgttgggccTCCAGCACCGTGACTGTGCGCGCCCACCGGTCCATGGTCCATTACCGAGCACTCCAGCATGAAACCCGAGACCGAGTCGTAGCAACCGAAGCCGCAGGAGGGATCGTACATGGTGATGCCGTATCCAATAAGGGCTTGTGCTGGGACGGCGAGGGCCGCCAgccctgctgctgtgagaAGGCCTCTCATTTTGGTTCCGTTGCTGAAGGACCTTGACTCGAATTCGACATAAAGAGAGATGCGAGCCAGCTGGAAAGGCACAAGGTCAGGGAAAAGGGCGACTTGATCAGACAAAAAGATTACGGGCCCAACACGTTCTCCTAGCATGGAAGCACAGGATTCTCGACGTTGTATTAGTATCGGCTTCCGCCCCGAGCACTCGCCAAAGCACAGGGATATGTGAACCAACCGGCTTGGGTCGCAGCCCGCGATGCCGGTTTCTGGGGAATTTAGTTGGCACCTCCTCGCTACCCATCTTGGGACTTCTGTCGAGGTCTCGAGTCAGGAAGATTCAGTCACGGCATGttgtggcttgctgctgatgcttgCGGGGCCCCTTGTTTATTGATATTACACGGCAAATTTGCTCAGATGCCGAAACTTGCTCACTGGTGGCGCATGTAACCCCCGCAACCTGCTCACAACTGCTCGCTTCTGACTGGCTGGGTGAGTGTTTTCTTGGCATAACCATCACTGACAGacaaggggggggggttgcagTTCAACGGTTGTCAAGATTTTTTCCTTTGTGGTTACGATGAAGACGCTATCCACACTACTCAAGAGTTACCTTATCTTTGCCCATGTTTAGGTTTAGCCTTTCAGCCACACCGACACCTGTCAGGATGAGCGAGTTTTAATCATTACGGTGGTCGAACTCATAGTCAAAGTTCTTTTCAATGAAAGCCACCCTCTCTAACAAATCCCTGCGCGAAGTCCGAGAGACAACCGAGAAGAAGGCAATCCACCAGAGCGAGGCCGCATCCGGACCCTCGAGGACATCACCCCCTTTCTTGCGCGTGTAGTAGTCCACCACATTCTCCCGAACATCAGGATATTTCTCCAGAAACTCTTTGGCAGCGTCAGCTGACCTCATGATGCCTCTGCGCGTCTGCTGAATGATCATAACCGAGAGGTGGAACTGCGGGCCGTTGCGGAACGGGTGTGACAGCGCGCGGAAGCGAGCCTCCTCTGCATCACCCAGCGCGAGCAACATGCGGAGCGCATAGTAGTCGACGCCATGCGCCAGCTGCACCGCTACCGACTCGAGGTATCCCGGTGGTCGGGCGTTGACCTCGTGGAGGTACACTTCCGGGTCTGTGGCTCCGTCTGTACTATTTTGGTTGTTTGCCGGAACCAAGTCGAGGATCCCGTTTCCAACGTCTTGGTATTTAACGCTCGAATTCCGCACCCGGGCCTCGCAGTGGAAGACACCGGATTTGAATCCCTGCCTGACAAGCGTTGCTCTGAGTTGGTCTTGGAGAGCCTCCAGTTCGTGTTTGGGGAGGGCAGAGGGGAGGACATTTTGCGTCTCTTGGAAGTTCTCCCTCAAGCCGGCATTGGCAGAGTCTGCCGGGCTGGGGAAGTCATCGTTGATATCGGCAAAGACGATCTCCCCGTTGAGCATGACAAAGTTGGCGTCTACTTCTGGCCCGGCGACGTATGGTTCTACCACCACGGCTGTGCTTGGTTTTGGGGAGTCGGCGTGTCTGTCTGATGCTTTTTTGACTGCAACCCTCAACTCATCCACATTCTTGACCTTAGTCACGCAATCTGAACTCCATCCGATAACGGGCTTGACCACCATTGGGAATTTTAGTTCCACGTTTTGGGCCAACACCCCCTCGAGATCATCTTTATGCCTCAAGACAAAACTCTCCTCTGCTCCTACCGTCTCGAGGAGTCTTGTCCGGCCTTTATCAGCGGCGATTTCATACGCCTCGGGGGACTCAGTCGGCAGACCCAAAATCTCGCACGCCTTGGCTACTCCGGCGAGGCGGACGTCGCTGATGGTGACGATGCCGTTGATTGGTTTGGGGTATCCCCTCACAGCATCCACAATCCGTTGAGGAAAATCCTCATTGGGAGCGACGTCTGCCTCGATGAAGTCCTCTCTTAGATGTGCCCACGGCGAACTCGGATCTTGCAACCAATGACCTTTTTCGTCAATGATGACGAGGGAGATACCTAACGCTTGAGCTGCGCTTAGAGCTCGCTCGATGCAGTCGATATCTTCGCGGCCTTGGACCCAGGCGATTCTTTTTcgggtggggggtgaggggaggaggaagggcaATCCCAATCTGTTGTTTGTTTCATTGTTGAGGACCGCGGGGCTGTAGTCATTTGACAGTAAAAGGGCTccgagagaagaagagaggatttgggggaggttgctgggggtgagggattgGGGAGTGATGGGTGTGACGTGCtgaaggggggtgaggaaggtgtgggcggagaggaggccGGGGAGGCACTCGAAgcggagggggatgaggtcTGAGCGGGTGATGTAgccgggggtggaggtgaagaggaagcGGATGGTGAGAAGGGGAGTGGGGGGTGAGAGGGTTTGCTGGAGGAGAGTTTTCCAGGGAGATGTGTCCTGCTGGAGGTTGAGTtggatgggggttgatggttgaGCTGATGCTGAGCGTGTGAAGGTGAGGTCCAAGGCCCAGGTTTctgggatggtgttgttggtgggtttttggttggtggtgagattGGTGCAAAGGGAAATCGTTGCTGGACGGGGGAGTAAGCAATGGTACATCGGTAATGAAGGGTGAGGTTAGAGGGTGAGTAAGTACCGTGTACTGTTCTttcgggggagagggtgatggaggcgTAGCCCCAAGGATTGGCGGACGTCATGTTGAGCGTAGGAACCTCGGTACTAAGGTAGGTGGTAGGCCTGTGTTGATGGTATTGGTGCCGTGAAACAGGGCAATTCTGCTGGCCGGTTTTAATAGGCCGTGAAAGTCTGGGGAAAATATGTCGCACTGCTGACGATGATTCGGAGGAAGTCAGCCGGGCCCGGGAAAGGTATGGTATGGTTGAGTGGTGTGTAGATGAGGGTTGGACAAGACCGAGGAGAAAGCCTTGTCTTAGGTAAGTCAAATAAAAACGGGAGTGGGTAGGGGAGAAGTTCCAGGTAGGCGGGAAAGCGTGGGAGGGTGTAAACGAACTGTGATGGTTTTATGCAAGTTGTATCATGCAGAATAATACTGACAGCGGGCTGGATGTGAAATATGGGGGTTTTGTGATGTTGACAGGTGTCCATTTGGGGGTTGGTACATGGTAGGTACCTACATGAAAGGGAATTGCCAAAGCGAGTGGTAAACACACATGCGCGGTTGCTGCTCCACGTTGCTCTTTGAATGAGACTGGGGGTGTGGGTGGCCCCGCTGATCACCTGTGTTTCGGTGACATTGCACTGGGGAAAGGTCGACAAGGTGCGCAGGATGTTCGGCATGCTATTCAATGGCGACATTACACCGCGGCCGGGGATCAATCATGTTTACCAAGGTGCGCAAGATCAGAGCAAGTTTGCGGGAGTAACATGTTTGGTTCCCCGGCAGGGGAATTTGGGGTAGGTACCTTGCGAGATGGGTGGTAGGAACCTTGGTAGGTAGGACGTGGGTGATCACCTTGCCGAGAGGGAGAGACAAGGGGGTAAGACTTGCCCAGAGGGTGATGTTCCGGCGTGATGGGAACCCATGTGTCAAGTGCTGGGaatggtgtgtgtgggtaGGAAGTAGACAGGCCATGTTCCGGGTAGCTTGGtgacgggagagggaggggaagttATTTACATCTGTGAGGTGCTCAAAGTTGGGTAGTTCACCTTTGCTCACCTTGCTTTCCAGACCCTGAACACTATCACTATCGTTTGGATTCCATTTTGTACTTTTCCCTAACAAGCCTTCAACATGGCATacacaaaccccaaccccctaaACGTCTTCTCCGGCCCAGACTCGCTGTCTCATTACTTCGACCCCGAGCAAAACCCGCCGTTGCCACTGGTCGAGTTACCTGCCGCGTTGAACCCCTTCCGCAAGGATGGCGTGAGGATTTATGCAAAGATGTTGACGGCGCTGCCGGCGCAGAATGTCAAGTCTCTTCCTGGTTTGTTCACCCCGTTCTCGCATCCCTGATAGGTAGTATTCTCACTGACGTGTGTTGTTCGGGACAGCCCTAGAAATGCTCAAAACCTCATCCAAAGCCCGCATCGCCAAACGGATTGTTGAAGCGAGTTCAGGGAGCACGGTGCTCAGCATGGGGGTTATTGGGCGGGCGTTGTGGGGTcatgagggggttgaggcttGGGTGACGAATAAGAAGACGAGGGAGAGCTTGAGGGTTTTGAGGTTCTTTGGGGTGGGGATGTAAGTTTTCATTCTTGAGGGTGCccgtggtggttttggggaggaAACTGACAAGAGGGATAGATCGTTGTATGGAGGGTTGGCACAACAGGAGCCGTCAGACCCCAAAGGGATCATgacgagattgaggaggaaggcgagggaggaggaggaggtgtgtTATTTGGGGCAGTATGATAATGATGCTGTGAGTCAAGGTCTTTGCTTTGGTTGAGTTTGGGTAGGACTGACAATGAGACAGAACTGGCAATCGCACTACAACCACACCGCCCCTCAGCTTGCGCTGCAACTCCCCTCTTTGTCGGTGCTCTGCTCTACTATTGGGACAGGGGGTTGTATCACCGGCACAGGGCGATATCTAAAATCTCATTTGTCGTCTGATATCAaagttgttggtgtttgcaACGTCTTTGGGGACCCAACACCAGGGCCGAGACATTTCCCTGGGTTTGAGTCAAGCCCGTTTCCGTGGAGAGAGACGATTGACGAGTTTATTAGTGTCAAGTCGGAAGATTCCTTCAGGATGAGTATGAGGCTGAGTAGATATGGGATTATCTGCGGGCCGTCATCAGGGGAGGCACTTCATGGACTGCTGGAGTGGCTGAGAGAAAATGGTACCGACGAACTGAAGAGGGATGAAAATGAGGAGGTGAACTGTGTGTTTTTGTGTGCGGATTTGCCGTATCAGTATATGGAGTTGTATTATCAGAAGctaggggaggaggagtttccGGGGATCAGAAATCAGGTATGTATCACCCAGAAAAGGGAAGAGGAGTAATGACTGACAAGGGAACAGTGCTTGTTAGAGGTGGACCAAGACCCCTATGACGAAAGATGGTTCCTTGCGCCAGAGCAGACAGTCGACatgttggttggggagggtggtgagaagtATGATGGGGAGATGCTATGCATGGTGCCCTCTTCTTGCGCCTGCACAACGACGCGAACATCAAGAACATAcaggcagcaacagcaaccattTGAGGGGATGTTCGGGGACTGTTCACCAGGTGCGGTATCAGATGTCTCAGAGTCTGCCTCGACGATATTCTCgacggcatcaccatcatcatcggtgTACAGTGTCGCTACCACGACCAGTGTTGAGTCACAGCATTCATCGATGGGGAAGGTCATCGATGTAAGGCCGAGAGCGGAGTTTGTCCAATCCCATCTGAGAAATGCGGTGAATATTCCATTATCAGTGACAAAAGATGACTTTTATGGGGATCCGCAGGCTGTTTATGAGAGGTGGAAGGAAATGAATGCCGCGTTCGAAGAGACTGGTGTGTTGAATCatcaagaggaagatgatgacaGACAAACACTTGTCGTTTGTTCGGATGGGGACTCTGGAAAGATGGCGGCTTCTATGCTCAGAGGGGCCAGCAAGAAGGTTGGCAAGAAGAGAGAAGTCTTTTGTGtagatggggggtggggagtgTTGGAAGCGTGGCTAAGAAGGAGGGGCtatggtgatgatgtctggGATGGGGTAGATTAGCGGGGCAGTACATAGGTAATCAGTCCTTGAGTGTACGATATTTCTTGACGCCCATTAAATAGGTATCCCTTAAGGTCGATCGACTATCTTCTAAGTTTTCAGGGCCTGTTACTCATATTTTAAGGCCTTTCTTTCGCATTTCAGTCTCCACTATTTTGTCcacggcgggggtggtgtttttgAGCGTGAGATCTATTTACCCTGAATGCTAACTTCTCATaacaacaaaagaaacaagacatGCTATTCGACAGTATCCCCAACACACCAAGCGACCAGCACGGTGGGCTAGGAAAAAGCTAGGGTTGATGGAGATATTACACTCAAAGTCTCAGGTCCCAGTGAGCCACCGGCTGACAATAGGCTgtttttcttcctcttctaACATATGCTCATTAATGATTGTCGATTTTGAAACAGATCAAACCTTCTGCTTGGGGTTCGATGCATTGGGTTATGATAGATGACGTCTAATTTACTTTTGTCGATTATCAAGCCTTCATAATGACAAAGAACTCGAACACAAccgggcttcttcttgtgttCAAAGCCAGGCTTGTCAACTATAAGCGGAAAGCTGCAAAAGGGCTTATCAACGGTGAGGTCAGAGATGTTCTCAGCCTCATTCTTAAAGTCGTGGGGATAGAAATTCTTGCAGTTGGAGGACCGAATACGCGTGTATTTGGTCATATTGCCAGTGGCATTGTCGAGCTGCAGTTGAACAATTGAACGCGGGATATTTTCAAGGGATTTTTGGTGCTAAGGCCTTCGCAGTGGTACCATAGCAACGTTAACATGATGCCACGAATCAATCCGGCGAAGCGATAATACTGCCCGCCTCTACGGAAATATCTGTAGTGATGGCCATATACTTACCACTGGGCCCAGTTGGGTGGAAGTCGTTGTTTCTGTTGACGTCGAGTCTGGAGTAAGTCTACCGTCCGGAAGATAACTAGCAGATGGATGCAAGGACATGATGTGCTATACAAAGCGGAGAATGTTGAGCATGCAATGGGATTGCGATGCATGAGCAGATTACTATTGACCCAAAGCAGAACGACAACTGGTTTTCATATATAACGCTCGGTAGATCTACTCATCTTCAAGCTGCATTCTGGAAGCCGTTTCAAAATGAGGCCTTCAATTATATTGGCTCATGCCTTGTTCGTTCAACTTCACGAAGACGCCGTCAGGCATGTTCCAGCTTCGAATACTGACACAACTGTCCCAAGGCCATCGGCTATGGAGTCTTTGTTGAAGCGACTTGACGTCTTGTGTTCCGTGCCCAATCACAGGACACAAGAGCTTTGGGTGCTTCAATGTTCTTCGAGTCTCGATTGAGCAAGGCGTATCATTGGGTGTAAATCTCAATGATCGTAGATATAAGCAAACTTTCTCAGATATGACGACGATCAAGCTCCGTAACGACCACGGCTTATACTTTAGAATCGCCCAACTCACTTCTAAGGGCACCTTTGATTGAACAGCAGACTTAGGCTCGTCCTGCAACAAGTTGTGGGCTGGGAATCATGAAGACAAAGCTGTGGTGATTCTGGGTTGTCACTTTAAGAGAACGTCAACAATGGGTTCAGGGGTTAAGGGGTATGCACGGGCCAAGGGGGGTTCATGGTTGGTGTGTCTGTTGTTTTTGAACCATTGATTTTGCTGAAGATAGATCTGTGACGTGCAGGTACCACTGGTTGTTTTATGACCAAGGTAAGGACATCAGAAGTGTAAAGCCGGGTGTTGGCAGATTAAGGTCTTGCTTGTCCAGCCCATCTAATTGTAGTTGAGCTCCTTCCCAAGTACCTATTTCCCCGTCTTTTTGTCCCTCACCCAACAATGTGGTAGAGAGCAGTATCATATTCTGACAA is from Podospora pseudopauciseta strain CBS 411.78 chromosome 5 map unlocalized CBS411.78m_5.2, whole genome shotgun sequence and encodes:
- a CDS encoding uncharacterized protein (EggNog:ENOG503P0KS; COG:F), with protein sequence MTSANPWGYASITLSPERTVHATISLCTNLTTNQKPTNNTIPETWALDLTFTRSASAQPSTPIQLNLQQDTSPWKTLLQQTLSPPTPLLTIRFLFTSTPGYITRSDLIPLRFECLPGLLSAHTFLTPLQHVTPITPQSLTPSNLPQILSSSLGALLLSNDYSPAVLNNETNNRLGLPFLLPSPPTRKRIAWVQGREDIDCIERALSAAQALGISLVIIDEKGHWLQDPSSPWAHLREDFIEADVAPNEDFPQRIVDAVRGYPKPINGIVTISDVRLAGVAKACEILGLPTESPEAYEIAADKGRTRLLETVGAEESFVLRHKDDLEGVLAQNVELKFPMVVKPVIGWSSDCVTKVKNVDELRVAVKKASDRHADSPKPSTAVVVEPYVAGPEVDANFVMLNGEIVFADINDDFPSPADSANAGLRENFQETQNVLPSALPKHELEALQDQLRATLVRQGFKSGVFHCEARVRNSSVKYQDVGNGILDLVPANNQNSTDGATDPEVYLHEVNARPPGYLESVAVQLAHGVDYYALRMLLALGDAEEARFRALSHPFRNGPQFHLSVMIIQQTRRGIMRSADAAKEFLEKYPDVRENVVDYYTRKKGGDVLEGPDAASLWWIAFFSVVSRTSRRDLLERVAFIEKNFDYEFDHRND
- a CDS encoding uncharacterized protein (EggNog:ENOG503NUVZ; COG:P; COG:Q) is translated as MLGERVGPVIFLSDQVALFPDLVPFQLARISLYVEFESRSFSNGTKMRGLLTAAGLAALAVPAQALIGYGITMYDPSCGFGCYDSVSGFMLECSVMDHGPVGAHSHGAGGPTSPECRAGDDYFLTTLAYCMNTTCDASTPRWKLEKFWSEQATGSKTVAAKWSYTEALAQIKEPPTDQYGEDDHHLTRTVLLDPETVKANTLTREYFEQAETTHSQYGLILLIVGFGTPVVISMFTRLPYMSTLSDKLKPYLVYPSLIGTYHVRPLPYLLGNAATVGQSLYVIMFAALNIAMAAAGYKSVQPNAWFANEWQEVMGYFSARTGVLAFALTPLVILLSGRNNILLWATNWSHSTFMVLHRWVARIYAAQVIIHSVAELVLYIDMESYEAEFKTEYWAWGIVATVFACAMLVFSSLFFRRWSYELFLVGHIIMAVFVIVGSWYHVEFLFQRRWGYEFWLYAACAVWFFDRMIRVFRVLKNGPRRAVVTEVSEDIVRVDVKGIRWTAAPGLHTYAYFPALSPWRPWENHPFSILPTALLQSKRDASLSGAASGSDTRSTADVEKSGGVTSTSTPQRDDQALGGAPGTGITLYVRKSKGLTKLLANHNSLLTLLDGPYPDNPTDGVLKSDRLLLIAGGVGITGVLPYIAKHTNVKICWSVKASAEGLVRDLEGPLSRVAEKDVRVGSRLDVAALLAEEERTGWSRVGVVVCGPGGLCDDTRALVTAKARTGPTVWELEVDAFSW
- a CDS encoding uncharacterized protein (EggNog:ENOG503NXIK; COG:E), yielding MAYTNPNPLNVFSGPDSLSHYFDPEQNPPLPLVELPAALNPFRKDGVRIYAKMLTALPAQNVKSLPALEMLKTSSKARIAKRIVEASSGSTVLSMGVIGRALWGHEGVEAWVTNKKTRESLRVLRFFGVGISLYGGLAQQEPSDPKGIMTRLRRKAREEEEVCYLGQYDNDANWQSHYNHTAPQLALQLPSLSVLCSTIGTGGCITGTGRYLKSHLSSDIKVVGVCNVFGDPTPGPRHFPGFESSPFPWRETIDEFISVKSEDSFRMSMRLSRYGIICGPSSGEALHGLLEWLRENGTDELKRDENEEVNCVFLCADLPYQYMELYYQKLGEEEFPGIRNQCLLEVDQDPYDERWFLAPEQTVDMLVGEGGEKYDGEMLCMVPSSCACTTTRTSRTYRQQQQPFEGMFGDCSPGAVSDVSESASTIFSTASPSSSVYSVATTTSVESQHSSMGKVIDVRPRAEFVQSHLRNAVNIPLSVTKDDFYGDPQAVYERWKEMNAAFEETGVLNHQEEDDDRQTLVVCSDGDSGKMAASMLRGASKKVGKKREVFCVDGGWGVLEAWLRRRGYGDDVWDGVD